The DNA sequence CCGGGAAATTTACAATGATGAAGTCGTATCTGTCCATGGCCTTCACAACGGAAGTGCCTATCTGCGCGCTTTTCATCTCGGGATGACTTGCAAAGTTCTTCCAGCTTGGGATTATCTCAGCAACCTGCCCCGAAAAGAGTCTGCTCCTTCGACCGTTGAAAAAAAACGTAACATGTGACTCCTTCTCTGATTCAGTTATCAAGAGCTGTTTTAATCCCACCTCGCTCAGCAATCTGCCCAAAGTAACCGAAGGCCTTACGGGTTCTATGATCGACTTGATGTGAGAAAACTTCTCGTGGTATTCAACTAGTGAAATAAACTGGAGGTGGTTGAAACGGGTCACGGGAAAGCGCTTAAACTTATCTTCGACAAAGCTTTCCGCCAATTGGACTTCTCTCTCTCCTCTCCGGCAGCAAAAGAGAACTGTATCGCCGTCGGAAATCCTGCCGACAGCTCTCCCTCCTTTACAGGATACAAGAGGCTCTATCCAGTAGTCAGTTATTCCCTCTTCCTCGTATTGATCACGGATTAGTTCTTCAAGAACCGGATACTCTTTGTCATGCATTTCCGAGCATCTCCTTCCACCTGGAAGTTACGGTCTTGTTCTCTCGCAGAACTTGCATACCGTCTCCCGGTGCAAATCCCTCGATTGTTACCGTCCCATCGTAAATACTCGTCAACTCCCTGAGAACAGGAAAGAAATCGAACTCTCCTCTAAGCAACGGAGTATGAACCTTTGTCAAAGTGGCGTTACTAACATGGACGTTGAAAATCTTCCGCAGCTTGCTCATGTAATCAACTATCAATCCATTTAGAACCTCCTGATCGACATCATTCTTGAAGCACGAAGCGGCGTGAGAAACATCAAAGGTAGTACCCATACAATCGAAATCCGCATACTCGAGCAACGAATTGAGGTCTTCCGGTTCTGTGATAATCTCCATCGGTTTCTTCTCCATTACCTCTATGGCAACTTTGAGACCTAGCTTCCTGGCCGTCTTGGCAATCTCCTGAAACGACTCAAGCTGTACCTCAAAGTAATCGTCGGGTCTATCTTTTGAGGAAGACATGTGTCCGGGATGAATGGTGACAACCTCGACTCCAAGATGAGTTGCGATCTCAAGCGCCTCGACAGTCTGTCTCATCGACTCTCTGCGGATTCCCGGATTTGAGGAGGTGATATTTACGTCTCTACTCGGGGAATGCAAGGTTCGTTTGAGATTGAGCCTGTCCAGAAGATCCCTAATCTCTGACAGGCCATTCTTGTCTCTCCACAGATGCTCAACCCATATCTCTACACCAGAGATCTTCTCTTCCGCAAAAACCTTCAGAGCCTTCTTAAGTGAAAAGTCGATAAGTATGTTCGAACTGAAAAGAAAATCCATATATGCATCTCCAAATGCAGTATTTGCTTCATTCCAGTGCAAGTTACGACACAATCTGCAGCTATTGCTTCATCCACAGAATACCACATTGTCTTTTGAAACAGAAAGAGTTTTGAGGGGAAAGCAGAAGACCGGGGTTGGGGGATGG is a window from the Mesotoga infera genome containing:
- a CDS encoding sugar phosphate isomerase/epimerase, which gives rise to MDFLFSSNILIDFSLKKALKVFAEEKISGVEIWVEHLWRDKNGLSEIRDLLDRLNLKRTLHSPSRDVNITSSNPGIRRESMRQTVEALEIATHLGVEVVTIHPGHMSSSKDRPDDYFEVQLESFQEIAKTARKLGLKVAIEVMEKKPMEIITEPEDLNSLLEYADFDCMGTTFDVSHAASCFKNDVDQEVLNGLIVDYMSKLRKIFNVHVSNATLTKVHTPLLRGEFDFFPVLRELTSIYDGTVTIEGFAPGDGMQVLRENKTVTSRWKEMLGNA